A region from the Eleginops maclovinus isolate JMC-PN-2008 ecotype Puerto Natales chromosome 17, JC_Emac_rtc_rv5, whole genome shotgun sequence genome encodes:
- the ndufa12 gene encoding NADH dehydrogenase [ubiquinone] 1 alpha subcomplex subunit 12, which yields MAGYVRIVRRALGQLGGHGGVKGFLVQFFRANDVKTGALIGVDKYGNKYFEDSKNYFFGRHRWVIYTTEMNGKDTMWEVDGSMVPAEWHRWLHCMTDDPPTTHPPEPKKFLAQVHQFNVSGSSQQYVPFPTTTKKIHEWVPSKAQ from the exons ATGGCGGGGTATGTTCGTATCGTCCGAAGGGCTTTGGGACAACTAGGAGGTCATGGTGGAGTCAAAGGGTTTCTGGTTCAGTTTTTCAG GGCAAATGACGTGAAAACAGGAGCCCTGATTGGTGTGGACAAATATGGAAACAAATACTTTGAGGACAGCAAAAACTACTTCTTTG GACGCCACCGCTGGGTGATCTACACCACGGAGATGAATGGAAAGGACACCATGTGGGAGGTGGACGGCAGCATGGTTCCAGCTGAGTG GCATCGGTGGCTGCACTGTATGACAGACGACCCCCCCACCACTCACCCTCCGGAGCCCAAGAAGTTCCTGGCTCAGGTCCACCAGTTCAACGTGAGCGGCAGCTCGCAGCAGTACGTTCCCTTCCCCACCACCACCAAGAAGATCCATGAGTGGGTTCCCTCCAAAGCTCAGTGA